One window of the Chryseobacterium camelliae genome contains the following:
- a CDS encoding YggS family pyridoxal phosphate-dependent enzyme produces the protein MSIQENYHYIKNRLPAHVQLVAVSKTHPVSAIREVYDLGQRIFGENKVQELTEKQLELPQDIQWHIIGHLQTNKVKYIAGFIDTIQSVDSEKLLKEIDKEAAKHNRTIKVLLQVKIAEEDTKYGLTKDESRELFRQSLNGAFPHIAISGLMGMATFTEDKEQVRKEFMSLKELFDEFSHDKTLETLSMGMSDDFPVAIECGANSVRVGSAIFGQRDYSV, from the coding sequence ATGAGCATTCAGGAAAACTATCATTATATCAAAAACCGGCTTCCGGCACATGTACAGCTGGTTGCCGTTTCCAAAACCCATCCGGTTTCAGCCATCCGTGAAGTGTATGATCTCGGGCAGAGGATATTTGGAGAGAATAAGGTCCAGGAACTGACGGAAAAACAGTTGGAGCTTCCTCAGGATATACAATGGCATATTATCGGCCATCTCCAGACCAATAAAGTGAAATATATTGCCGGTTTCATAGATACCATCCAAAGTGTCGATTCCGAAAAACTGCTGAAAGAAATTGATAAGGAAGCAGCCAAACATAACCGGACCATCAAAGTCCTGTTACAGGTAAAAATTGCTGAGGAAGATACCAAATATGGCTTAACAAAGGATGAATCCCGTGAGCTGTTCCGGCAATCCCTGAACGGTGCGTTCCCCCACATTGCCATCAGCGGTCTGATGGGAATGGCAACATTTACGGAAGACAAAGAGCAGGTCAGGAAAGAATTCATGAGCCTGAAGGAGCTTTTTGATGAATTCAGCCACGATAAAACATTAGAGACGCTTTCCATGGGAATGAGTGATGACTTCCCGGTCGCCATAGAATGTGGTGCCAATTCCGTACGGGTAGGTTCAGCTATTTTCGGGCAGCGGGATTATTCCGTATAA
- a CDS encoding DUF72 domain-containing protein has translation MEQNHLYIGCSGFYNTDWKGVLYPADAANKDFLSLYSHTFNAVEINSTFYRKPTVKTLQKWADDTPDEFRFFIKIPKTVTHVARMENCEHEIKEFCSHIAGGLKNKLSGFLYQFPPSFRNTPQNMDLILKTVDDQYLNVVEFRHESWWTDEVFNMLAEHDIVVSGVSFPGNLPEEVISNHPEVLYYRLHGKPVLYKSEYPETVIEKLADDIRTQNKKTYIFFNNTWGSAAIHNALYLKKITGQL, from the coding sequence ATGGAGCAAAATCACCTTTATATCGGCTGTTCAGGGTTTTATAATACCGACTGGAAAGGGGTTCTATATCCCGCTGATGCTGCGAATAAAGATTTCTTAAGCTTATATTCGCATACCTTTAACGCTGTTGAAATCAACTCTACCTTCTACAGGAAACCTACTGTAAAGACATTGCAGAAATGGGCTGATGATACCCCTGATGAATTCAGGTTTTTCATTAAAATACCCAAAACGGTAACGCATGTAGCCCGTATGGAAAACTGTGAACATGAAATAAAGGAATTCTGCAGCCATATTGCAGGAGGGCTTAAAAATAAACTGTCAGGCTTTCTTTACCAGTTTCCGCCATCGTTCAGGAATACCCCTCAAAATATGGATCTGATTTTAAAAACCGTCGATGATCAGTACCTGAATGTTGTTGAATTCAGGCATGAGTCCTGGTGGACTGATGAAGTTTTTAACATGCTGGCAGAGCATGATATTGTTGTTTCAGGAGTGAGCTTTCCGGGAAATTTACCGGAAGAAGTGATCAGCAATCACCCTGAAGTCCTCTATTACCGCCTGCATGGTAAGCCGGTCCTGTATAAATCAGAATATCCGGAGACAGTCATTGAAAAGCTGGCTGATGATATCAGGACACAAAATAAAAAGACCTACATATTCTTCAACAATACCTGGGGAAGTGCTGCCATCCATAATGCGCTGTATCTGAAAAAAATAACGGGACAGCTGTAA
- a CDS encoding heavy metal translocating P-type ATPase has protein sequence MQKQYKILGMSCSGCRKKVSEKLNSIEGIEAEVHPEDHTVMLKSDQHTDLDTINKRLQEAGNYTLADPAIPEPEFIKPQDRVSPSSVYYCPMECEGDKVYFQQGKRCPVCHMYLVPVEEKLSKDPNYTPAFSKTNLPENFKDHIGSYYCPMFCEGDKVYEEKTDCPVCHMHLEEITEELIQNSGSRHSHHPAHHHEAPEISDDMAGKYYCPMYCEGDKIYDTNVGCPVCGMDLVKYPEKKTVQYTCPMHPEIIRNEPGSCPICGMDLVRVPDQNDHEEDKTYQILKKKLIISLVFTIPVFILSMGGMVIDFPFSYTMQGYIELLLTLPVIFYSGWFLMKRGWTSFKTRNLNMFSLIALGVTAAFLFSITALFFPDVIPHEISTQHHDTPLYFEAVCVILTLVILGQLMEAAAHKKTGNAIRELISLSPDEAHLIVNGEEKRVLLSQVQKGDLLKVKPGEKIPVDGIITEGSSSIDESMITGEPVPVQKETGDQVSSGTINGNQVFIMKAEKVGDETLLAHIIRMVHEASRSRAPIQKLTDKVAKVFVPSVIAISVLTFILWQFFGPEGKRTLFAFVNAVAVLIVACPCALGLATPMSLMVGIGKGAANGILIKNAEALEHMNKVNVLITDKTGTLTEGKPSVASVEAVSHSDRENILAIAAALNRNSEHPLSSAVLKKAQEEQITLEKADDFENISGKGVQGKISGKTMYLGNESLLASNGIEIPEALKQKTSEAQSRAHTVSYVAQDTEVIGFISFTDKIKETAAKAVNQLLQEGVEVIMMTGDNEHTAKAVADALGIRHFKASCSPEDKLNEVKRLQKEGKTVAMTGDGINDSPALAQANVGIAMGTGTGVAIESAEITLLKGDLSGVAKAKLLSEKLLKNIKENLFFAFIYNVLGVPVAAGLLYPFFGILLSPMIAAAAMSFSSLSVILNSLRLNSVDLSSGKKQIT, from the coding sequence ATGCAAAAACAATATAAAATTCTGGGGATGAGCTGCTCCGGCTGCCGGAAAAAAGTATCTGAAAAACTGAACAGTATTGAAGGTATAGAAGCAGAAGTACATCCGGAAGACCATACGGTTATGCTGAAATCCGATCAGCACACAGATCTTGACACCATCAATAAAAGATTACAGGAAGCCGGGAATTATACATTGGCGGATCCCGCTATTCCTGAACCTGAATTCATCAAACCCCAGGACAGGGTTTCCCCATCTTCCGTATACTATTGCCCAATGGAATGTGAAGGGGATAAAGTATACTTCCAGCAGGGCAAAAGATGCCCGGTCTGCCATATGTACCTGGTTCCCGTCGAAGAAAAACTATCAAAAGATCCGAATTATACACCTGCCTTTTCCAAAACGAACCTGCCGGAAAACTTCAAAGATCATATAGGAAGCTATTATTGTCCGATGTTTTGTGAAGGAGACAAGGTGTACGAAGAAAAAACCGACTGTCCGGTCTGCCATATGCATCTGGAAGAAATTACGGAAGAACTGATACAGAATTCGGGTTCCCGGCATAGCCACCATCCTGCGCATCACCATGAAGCACCGGAAATATCGGATGATATGGCTGGAAAATATTACTGTCCGATGTATTGCGAAGGAGATAAGATCTATGACACGAATGTAGGCTGCCCGGTCTGTGGTATGGACCTGGTAAAATACCCTGAAAAGAAAACGGTACAATATACCTGTCCAATGCACCCCGAGATCATCCGTAATGAGCCGGGAAGCTGCCCGATATGCGGCATGGATCTGGTCAGAGTCCCGGATCAGAATGATCATGAGGAAGATAAGACTTATCAGATCCTTAAAAAAAAGCTGATCATCTCTCTGGTGTTTACCATTCCGGTATTTATACTTTCAATGGGCGGTATGGTCATAGATTTTCCTTTTTCCTATACCATGCAGGGCTACATTGAATTGCTGTTGACCCTTCCGGTAATTTTTTATTCGGGATGGTTCCTGATGAAACGGGGCTGGACTTCCTTCAAAACCCGTAACCTGAATATGTTCAGCCTGATTGCCTTGGGCGTAACAGCTGCATTTCTCTTCAGTATAACAGCGTTATTCTTTCCGGATGTCATTCCCCATGAGATCAGTACTCAGCATCATGATACCCCCCTTTATTTTGAAGCAGTCTGTGTGATCTTAACACTGGTTATTTTAGGCCAGCTCATGGAGGCTGCCGCACATAAAAAAACAGGAAATGCCATCCGGGAACTGATCAGCCTGTCGCCGGATGAAGCCCACCTGATAGTAAACGGAGAAGAAAAAAGAGTCCTTCTTTCCCAGGTACAAAAAGGTGACCTGCTGAAAGTAAAGCCGGGAGAAAAAATTCCTGTGGACGGAATCATTACAGAAGGCAGTTCGTCAATAGATGAAAGCATGATTACCGGCGAGCCCGTCCCTGTACAGAAGGAAACCGGTGACCAGGTTTCTTCAGGAACCATTAACGGGAACCAGGTATTCATAATGAAGGCCGAAAAGGTTGGCGATGAAACCCTTCTTGCCCATATCATCAGAATGGTCCATGAGGCCAGCCGGAGCAGGGCACCAATCCAGAAACTGACAGATAAGGTAGCTAAGGTTTTTGTGCCTTCAGTAATAGCGATATCTGTGCTCACGTTTATCCTTTGGCAATTTTTCGGGCCTGAAGGCAAAAGGACATTATTTGCTTTTGTAAATGCCGTAGCTGTGCTTATTGTCGCCTGTCCCTGTGCATTGGGCCTTGCAACGCCCATGTCCCTTATGGTAGGAATCGGAAAGGGAGCAGCAAACGGAATCCTGATCAAAAATGCAGAAGCTCTTGAGCATATGAATAAAGTAAATGTCCTGATAACGGACAAAACGGGGACCTTGACGGAAGGAAAACCATCTGTAGCATCGGTTGAGGCCGTCAGTCACTCGGACCGTGAAAATATTCTTGCGATCGCTGCTGCTTTAAACCGGAATTCTGAACATCCCCTGTCAAGTGCTGTCCTTAAAAAAGCTCAGGAAGAACAAATCACTTTAGAAAAAGCGGATGATTTTGAAAATATTTCAGGAAAAGGTGTTCAGGGGAAAATCAGCGGAAAAACGATGTATCTGGGCAATGAAAGCCTGCTGGCCTCAAACGGCATTGAAATTCCTGAAGCGCTTAAACAAAAAACTTCGGAAGCACAGTCCAGAGCACATACGGTTTCTTATGTAGCTCAGGATACGGAGGTGATCGGCTTTATCAGCTTTACGGATAAAATTAAAGAGACCGCGGCAAAAGCGGTAAATCAGCTGCTCCAGGAAGGTGTTGAGGTCATCATGATGACCGGTGATAATGAACATACGGCCAAAGCAGTGGCTGATGCCTTAGGCATCAGGCATTTCAAGGCCAGCTGCAGTCCCGAGGATAAACTGAATGAAGTAAAAAGGCTGCAAAAAGAGGGAAAAACCGTAGCCATGACGGGAGACGGCATCAACGACTCTCCTGCTCTGGCCCAGGCCAATGTAGGTATTGCAATGGGTACCGGAACCGGTGTAGCCATTGAAAGCGCTGAAATTACACTGCTGAAAGGAGACCTGTCGGGTGTGGCAAAAGCTAAGCTTCTGAGCGAAAAGCTTTTAAAAAACATCAAAGAAAATTTATTCTTTGCTTTTATTTATAATGTCCTTGGAGTACCGGTAGCGGCAGGATTATTGTACCCGTTTTTCGGAATTCTGCTCTCACCCATGATAGCGGCTGCGGCAATGAGCTTCAGTTCATTATCGGTTATTCTGAATTCTTTAAGGCTGAATTCGGTGGATTTGAGCAGCGGGAAAAAGCAGATCACATAA
- a CDS encoding helix-turn-helix domain-containing protein — translation MKIFIKNMVCNRCISAVEQVFSGSGISMKSVTLGEAETDRELSDHELMRIEKKLYEAGFERIKDAARQITEKIRNLVIMKISGLDIEEGFVLSEFLSNALHKDYSSLSKTFSQYESTTLEQFFILQKIEKVKELLLYNEFTLTEIAGKLGYKSVQHLSAQFRNTTGFTPTTFRKLKNHHRQPLDEI, via the coding sequence ATGAAAATTTTCATTAAAAATATGGTCTGCAACAGATGCATATCTGCTGTTGAACAGGTTTTCAGCGGGTCCGGTATCTCCATGAAATCGGTAACGCTGGGTGAAGCAGAAACAGATCGTGAACTGAGCGATCATGAGCTTATGCGCATTGAAAAGAAGCTGTACGAGGCAGGTTTTGAAAGGATCAAAGATGCAGCACGGCAAATTACAGAGAAGATCCGTAACCTGGTCATCATGAAGATCAGCGGACTGGATATTGAGGAGGGCTTTGTATTATCTGAATTTCTCAGCAATGCCCTTCATAAAGACTACAGCTCTTTGTCGAAGACCTTTTCACAATATGAGAGCACAACACTGGAGCAGTTTTTCATCCTCCAGAAGATTGAAAAAGTGAAGGAACTCCTGCTGTACAATGAGTTTACCCTGACGGAAATTGCAGGAAAATTAGGCTATAAAAGTGTTCAGCATTTATCTGCACAGTTCAGAAATACCACCGGATTTACGCCGACCACGTTCAGAAAACTGAAAAACCACCACCGTCAACCACTGGATGAAATTTAA
- a CDS encoding acyl-CoA thioesterase, producing MNYHTRKWVKPEDLNPNQSLFGGRLLQWIDEEAALYAIIQLENTKVVTKFISEINFVSSAKQGDIIEIGIEVSSFGSSSITLRCEVRNKMTHQTIITVEKIVMVNLDEDGLPAPHGKTQVEFVKDRLNGRL from the coding sequence ATGAATTACCATACCAGAAAATGGGTAAAACCCGAGGACCTCAACCCTAACCAGTCATTGTTCGGAGGCAGGCTGCTGCAGTGGATTGATGAAGAGGCAGCGCTCTACGCGATCATCCAGCTGGAAAATACCAAAGTGGTAACCAAGTTTATTTCTGAAATCAACTTTGTCAGTTCTGCCAAGCAGGGTGATATTATTGAAATCGGCATTGAAGTATCTTCATTCGGATCCAGCTCTATCACCCTGAGATGTGAAGTGCGGAACAAAATGACCCATCAGACGATTATTACCGTGGAGAAAATCGTAATGGTTAACCTTGACGAAGACGGACTTCCTGCCCCACATGGAAAAACCCAGGTAGAGTTTGTAAAAGACAGGCTCAACGGACGGTTATGA
- a CDS encoding RNA recognition motif domain-containing protein → MNIFVSNINYATKEYELQDLFSEFGDVSSAKIITDKETGRSRGFGFIEMSDEEGQEAIEALNQKEFNGKVLNVSEAKPREEKPRRTFSNNGGNNRGGGSYGNNNRGNGGGYGGSNNRSGGGNRW, encoded by the coding sequence ATGAACATTTTTGTTTCTAACATCAATTACGCAACTAAAGAGTACGAGTTGCAGGATCTATTTTCAGAATTTGGAGACGTTTCTTCTGCTAAAATTATTACAGACAAAGAAACTGGTCGTTCCAGAGGTTTTGGTTTCATCGAAATGAGCGATGAAGAAGGGCAGGAAGCTATTGAAGCTCTTAACCAAAAAGAATTTAACGGAAAAGTATTAAACGTTTCTGAAGCTAAACCAAGAGAGGAAAAGCCTAGAAGAACTTTCAGCAACAATGGAGGAAACAACAGAGGTGGCGGAAGTTATGGTAATAACAACAGAGGTAATGGCGGTGGCTATGGCGGTAGTAACAACCGTAGCGGCGGCGGAAACCGTTGGTAA
- a CDS encoding BlaI/MecI/CopY family transcriptional regulator, whose amino-acid sequence MKINHLTAAEENLMKLFWKLDSFYLKDAMERHPEPKPHQNTVSTYLKILTEKGFLATEKEGRIFKYTVIIPFADYRKFLLKELCQHFFDDSGKDVLELLLEENLISKNDFADYLDLKIELKPARNKEPEYEFANEILKTKKNKKVKEKEKKKKKKKIN is encoded by the coding sequence ATGAAAATAAACCATCTTACCGCTGCGGAGGAAAACCTGATGAAACTATTCTGGAAGCTGGATTCTTTTTACCTTAAAGATGCTATGGAAAGGCATCCTGAACCGAAACCCCACCAGAACACGGTGTCTACCTACCTGAAAATCCTTACTGAAAAAGGCTTCCTGGCTACTGAAAAGGAAGGAAGGATCTTTAAATATACGGTGATCATCCCTTTCGCTGACTACAGGAAATTCCTGCTAAAAGAGCTTTGCCAACATTTTTTTGATGACTCCGGGAAGGATGTGCTGGAACTGCTGCTTGAAGAAAATCTGATTTCGAAGAATGATTTTGCCGATTACCTCGATCTGAAAATTGAGCTTAAACCCGCCAGGAATAAAGAGCCTGAGTATGAATTTGCCAATGAAATCCTTAAGACCAAGAAAAACAAGAAGGTAAAAGAAAAGGAGAAAAAGAAGAAAAAGAAAAAGATCAATTAA
- a CDS encoding phosphatase PAP2 family protein, giving the protein MQEKQPSFVHKISKIISDFFNPLISLFIFFVLTSIWKYSLRDSVFYFLPILLIVILPVIIWILWNVKTGRYVNMDVSNRVQRKTLYIFIVVCVMVYMVYAYLTNGSIDLVMLFILILLLALQISNFFIKSSMHTAFNVLVAALFVPMSLITGMIWLGIAALVGVTRVILKRHTVREVITGAGIAFVVSLIYLYCSMQLQP; this is encoded by the coding sequence ATGCAGGAAAAGCAACCGTCTTTTGTACATAAAATATCAAAAATCATTTCAGATTTTTTTAATCCGCTGATTTCCCTGTTTATTTTTTTCGTCCTGACGAGCATATGGAAATATTCGCTCAGAGACTCCGTATTTTACTTCCTGCCTATTTTATTGATTGTAATACTGCCTGTAATCATCTGGATTTTATGGAATGTTAAGACCGGAAGGTATGTTAATATGGACGTATCCAATCGTGTACAAAGGAAGACACTGTATATTTTTATTGTGGTATGCGTGATGGTTTATATGGTATATGCATACCTGACCAATGGAAGTATTGATCTGGTAATGCTGTTTATCCTGATCCTCCTGCTGGCACTTCAGATCAGCAATTTCTTTATTAAAAGTTCTATGCACACTGCATTTAATGTACTGGTCGCGGCCCTCTTTGTACCCATGAGCTTGATAACAGGTATGATCTGGCTGGGAATTGCTGCTTTGGTGGGAGTAACAAGGGTAATTCTGAAAAGGCATACCGTACGGGAAGTAATAACCGGAGCCGGAATTGCTTTCGTGGTATCTTTAATTTATCTATATTGCAGTATGCAACTTCAACCGTAA
- the pdhA gene encoding pyruvate dehydrogenase (acetyl-transferring) E1 component subunit alpha: MKEFSKEVYLKWYEDMTMWRRFEDKCRSLYLKQKIRGFLHLYNGQEAIPAGFTHAMDLTKDSMITAYRCHIHPMAMGVDPKRIMAELCGKATGTSGGMGGSMHIFSKEHRFYGGHGIVGGQIPLGAGIAFADKYFDRKAVNICFFGDGAARQGSLHETFNMAMNWKLPVVFVVENNQYAMGTSVKRTANHEDIYKLGLGYEMPCLAVDAMDPEKVAEAAYEAIERARRGDGPTFIEARTYRYRGHSMSDAEPYRSKEEVAVHKNDDPIELIKQRILANSWASEEELEAMDNQSRDFVDECIEFMENSPYPDPEKIYEYVYAQENYPFLDKLEN; this comes from the coding sequence ATGAAAGAATTTTCCAAAGAGGTATACCTGAAGTGGTATGAAGATATGACAATGTGGAGAAGGTTTGAAGACAAATGCCGTTCTCTCTATCTAAAGCAAAAAATCAGAGGTTTTTTACATTTGTACAATGGTCAGGAGGCTATTCCTGCCGGTTTCACCCATGCAATGGATTTAACCAAAGACAGTATGATTACTGCTTACAGATGCCACATTCACCCAATGGCGATGGGGGTAGATCCTAAAAGAATCATGGCCGAACTTTGCGGGAAAGCAACAGGTACGTCCGGAGGTATGGGCGGATCTATGCACATTTTCAGCAAGGAACACCGTTTTTACGGTGGCCACGGTATTGTAGGGGGACAAATTCCTTTAGGAGCTGGAATTGCTTTTGCCGATAAATACTTTGACAGAAAGGCGGTAAACATCTGTTTCTTCGGAGACGGTGCTGCAAGACAGGGATCACTGCATGAGACATTCAATATGGCTATGAACTGGAAGCTTCCTGTGGTATTTGTAGTAGAAAATAACCAGTATGCTATGGGGACTTCCGTTAAAAGAACGGCAAACCATGAAGATATTTACAAATTGGGATTGGGATATGAAATGCCTTGTCTTGCTGTAGATGCCATGGATCCTGAAAAAGTAGCTGAAGCGGCTTACGAAGCTATTGAAAGAGCAAGGAGAGGTGACGGTCCTACATTCATCGAAGCAAGAACATACCGTTACAGAGGGCATTCTATGTCTGATGCTGAACCATACAGGAGCAAGGAAGAAGTTGCTGTTCACAAAAATGATGATCCTATCGAACTGATCAAGCAGAGGATTTTAGCCAATAGCTGGGCTTCTGAAGAAGAGCTGGAAGCTATGGATAATCAATCAAGAGATTTTGTGGATGAGTGCATCGAATTCATGGAAAACTCTCCATACCCGGATCCGGAAAAAATCTATGAGTATGTCTATGCTCAGGAAAACTATCCGTTCTTAGATAAATTAGAAAACTAA
- a CDS encoding pyruvate dehydrogenase complex dihydrolipoamide acetyltransferase, whose amino-acid sequence MAEVITMPRLSDTMTEGKVAKWHKKVGDKVKEGDILAEIETDKAVQDFESEVEGTLLYVGVEENGAAAVDSVLAIIGNEGEDISGLTGGSAPASGDSEEKKVDEELKTEHHASSVEQTDAEVPAGVEMITMPRLSDTMTEGKVAKWHKKVGDQVKEGDLLAEIETDKAVQDFESEFNGVLLKQGVEEGGAAPVDSVLAIIGPEGTDISSVGAPKSETKTESQKPAAEEKAQSKEEKAAEPAADHASSDRVAISPLAKKMAQDKGVDINAIQGSGENGRIVKKDIENYQPSQAQPTASAPAASAAAQVAVNFVQGEDTETQNSQVRNIIAKRLSESKFSAPHYYLMVEINMDKAIAARKEINSLPDTKVSFNDMIIKATAVALRKHPQVNSSWAGDKIIHRGNINIGVAVAIPDGLVVPVLKNTDQMNYTQISAAVKDMASRAKSKGLKANEMEGSTFSISNLGMFGIETFTSIINQPNSAILSVGAIIEKPVVKDGQIVVGNTMKLSLACDHRVVDGATGAEFLQTLRTYLENPLTLLL is encoded by the coding sequence ATGGCAGAAGTAATTACAATGCCGCGTCTTTCCGATACAATGACGGAAGGTAAGGTGGCAAAATGGCATAAAAAAGTGGGCGATAAAGTAAAGGAAGGTGATATTCTTGCTGAAATTGAAACTGACAAAGCCGTTCAGGATTTCGAATCTGAGGTTGAAGGTACGCTTTTATATGTAGGTGTAGAAGAAAACGGCGCAGCAGCTGTGGATTCTGTACTGGCCATCATCGGTAATGAAGGAGAAGATATTTCCGGATTAACCGGTGGAAGTGCTCCTGCATCCGGTGACTCTGAAGAGAAAAAAGTGGATGAGGAACTGAAAACAGAACATCATGCCAGCAGCGTAGAGCAGACGGATGCCGAAGTGCCTGCCGGTGTGGAAATGATTACGATGCCAAGGCTTTCCGATACCATGACTGAAGGGAAAGTGGCTAAATGGCATAAAAAAGTAGGAGACCAGGTAAAAGAAGGGGATCTCCTCGCTGAGATAGAAACCGATAAGGCTGTTCAGGATTTCGAGTCTGAATTCAACGGTGTCCTGTTGAAGCAGGGTGTGGAAGAAGGCGGTGCTGCACCGGTGGATTCCGTACTGGCGATCATTGGCCCTGAAGGTACCGACATTTCTTCTGTAGGTGCTCCGAAATCTGAAACCAAAACGGAATCACAGAAGCCTGCTGCTGAAGAGAAAGCACAGTCTAAAGAGGAAAAAGCTGCTGAACCGGCTGCAGACCATGCATCTTCAGACCGTGTGGCTATTTCTCCGCTGGCTAAGAAAATGGCTCAGGATAAAGGGGTTGATATCAATGCAATCCAGGGTTCGGGTGAAAACGGAAGGATCGTTAAAAAAGATATCGAAAATTACCAGCCTTCACAGGCTCAGCCTACGGCATCCGCGCCTGCAGCCAGTGCCGCTGCTCAGGTTGCTGTAAACTTCGTACAGGGTGAAGATACCGAGACCCAGAATTCTCAGGTAAGAAACATCATTGCCAAAAGACTTTCCGAAAGCAAATTCTCTGCGCCTCACTATTATCTGATGGTGGAAATCAACATGGATAAAGCTATTGCAGCGAGAAAAGAAATCAATTCCTTACCGGATACCAAAGTTTCTTTCAATGATATGATCATTAAGGCAACTGCCGTAGCTTTAAGAAAGCATCCACAGGTGAATTCAAGCTGGGCCGGAGATAAGATCATTCACAGAGGCAATATCAATATCGGTGTAGCGGTGGCTATTCCGGACGGATTAGTAGTTCCTGTCCTTAAAAATACGGATCAGATGAACTATACGCAGATTTCTGCCGCAGTAAAAGACATGGCGTCAAGAGCGAAGTCTAAAGGCCTTAAGGCGAATGAAATGGAGGGGTCTACCTTCTCAATTTCCAACCTGGGTATGTTCGGAATCGAGACGTTCACCAGCATTATCAACCAGCCAAACTCTGCCATCCTTTCCGTAGGGGCTATCATTGAAAAGCCTGTAGTGAAGGACGGACAGATTGTTGTAGGTAATACGATGAAGCTTTCACTGGCTTGCGACCACAGAGTAGTGGATGGAGCTACAGGAGCTGAATTCCTTCAGACTTTAAGAACGTATCTGGAAAATCCTTTAACGCTGTTACTGTAA
- a CDS encoding ABC transporter ATP-binding protein — MIIARNIHKSYGNLNVLKGVDITIKTGEVVSIVGESGAGKSTLLQILGTLDQPTSSKQYDTEISIAGESFINMNDRQLSRFRNQNIGFVFQFHQLLPEFTALENVLLPTKIAGAQEKDALEKAYALFEDLKIEQRLHHKPNQLSGGEAQRVAVARALINTPKIIFADEPTGNLDSKNADDLHRLFFDLRDKYNQTFVIVTHNPNLAEITDRKLVMRDGMIIE; from the coding sequence ATGATTATAGCAAGGAATATTCATAAATCCTACGGGAATCTGAATGTATTAAAGGGGGTTGATATCACCATCAAGACAGGTGAGGTCGTGTCTATTGTGGGAGAGTCCGGTGCAGGGAAATCTACATTGCTACAGATTCTGGGAACTCTTGACCAGCCTACCAGTTCTAAACAGTATGATACAGAGATAAGCATTGCCGGAGAGTCTTTCATCAATATGAATGACAGGCAGCTTTCCCGTTTCAGGAATCAGAATATCGGATTTGTATTTCAGTTTCATCAGCTTTTACCTGAATTTACAGCATTGGAAAATGTATTGCTTCCTACAAAAATTGCCGGAGCTCAGGAAAAGGATGCTTTGGAAAAAGCTTATGCCCTGTTTGAGGACCTTAAGATAGAGCAGAGGCTGCACCATAAGCCTAACCAGCTTTCGGGAGGCGAAGCACAGAGGGTAGCGGTAGCGAGAGCTTTAATCAACACCCCAAAAATTATTTTCGCCGATGAACCGACAGGAAATCTGGATTCAAAAAATGCAGATGACTTACACCGGCTTTTTTTTGATCTCAGGGATAAATATAACCAGACTTTCGTGATTGTGACGCACAATCCTAACTTAGCTGAAATTACTGACCGTAAATTAGTGATGAGAGATGGGATGATCATTGAATAA